CATCAGATACAGCCTATAAAGCTAGTAGGTGGACCTTTAAAAGGACCGGTTCCCATTTTTTAAAGTGTCTTAAAACTATACTCACATGTGCATATGCACATTGAAACAGTTTTGGGTTGCTGTAATGAATCCTCCTGTTCATAACGGCACTGAAAAGACCTGATGCTCTTTTAATGTAAGTGATGTCTGTTTCAGTCTTCATATGACAACTGCCTGTTTTAAGGCAGACTCCAAGAATCTGTCCTTTAAATGGAGATTATATCATCACAGATCTGAAGGTCAATGATCCTCCATGTTCAGCTGAAGAGGCTGTCGTAGCGAAAAGTAAATCAAACGTTCACTTGGTCTTTACATGTTTTAACTTTACTGACAGAACTTATTTGACTTTACAGACTCTTTTGTACAAAACTATTTTTAATCACAACAAAACCTGGAATCCACATGAATCAACGACGGACACTGAACTTTAAGAGCATCTTTAGTGACCACATCTTCTCACGGTGAGCCTCATCCACTTGTAGCCGATTCAAACGGGTAGTGCTGGGGGAAGTCATGGATGACTTTCAGGGCTTCGGTGTACAGCTCTAAATCTGTGGCAGGAATGGACAGAACATTGTGTAAATCACCACAGATGAATGCTGCTGTATTCACCTGGATGGAAGTGATAATAAAGAAGACGTACCGAAACAAGTGCCTTTGTCCTCTCGGAGGATGTTGTATGTGGTGGCCATTATCGCTCCTTTGTTGGACACCATGCCGATGACCTCGACCGTCGCACCGACCAGCTCTTCTTCAAGCTGGggagaaatatataaataactggatcaaacacaaacacgtaagaagcattttaatgttgtagctggttgaAGTGGTGTAATTTGAACTATTTCGTATCCTGTTTAATTTGAAACAATGTGTCATATTGTATGAACAGATGTCTGGTTGTGCCTCCTCGCCGGTGACAGCCGTGGCGGAGTttagactcaaggatgaaccgATTTGATTTTTGGTGGTCAAAAGGTCAAGGTCACACAGgatttcacaaaacacatttttggccataactcaaaaaTTCATATGCAAATAGTAATCAAAGACAAATAACTTCACTCCACCAGTTTCCAGCAGTTTGACTAACGTTCATTGACAGAGATGTAGGATGTTGGATGTTAGATGTAAGTTACTCACAGGATCGTTCAGTTCAACTGTTGCAGACTTTACTTCTCCATCTGACACAGTGAATGATTTTCCAGATGGGTGAACCtgcagcaggagagagaaacactgcATGTTAATGACATTTAGCCATAACGAGTTAGAGCAGTTATCCCAACTAGCTAGATAGATATCTATCTATAATATTCTCTGAATGGCACTCTGAGGTTGTTTACTGTTAACCTGAACTGAAATGTGTCCGTGATAGTGGACAGTTTCCTTTTAATTCTAATCTGAATTCAGAGGGAAGATAGCACATATTTGAGATTTCTTAAAggctttaattttgaaaatcTACGTCAGAATGTCATATTCTCTGAGTTTGTTTACTGTCAACCTGAAGTGACTTTAGTGGGTGATAGTGGACAGTTTCCTTTagatgtgctgtctgtagtcagCAGTGTAGAGTGTAAATAAAACAGGAGATCAAACTGTGCCTTGTGGGGCTCCTGTTTCATTATGCCTAACACACTGAGGTCTAGATCAAAGATCCTTTAAAACCCAAGCGATGGTTGTGTTGTGCAGTTTAAAATCCATCAACTTGTTAGCTAAAACGTGTGGTTGAATGGTATAAAAAGCACTAGAAAAATCAAAAACATAATCCTAGCAGAGCTGGCAGCTGTTTCCAGGTGGCTGTAAACACTGAAGCATAAAGAGTAGTGCATCATCTCCTCCCACAGCCTTCCTGTACGCTGACCAGAACAACCCTTTCAAAGCAGAACGGACCTTCTCAACGCGGCCGACAAAGCAGACGGGCTTGTTGATGTACTGGCTCATCATGGAGCAGATGATTCTGGGTTTGGGGAGATCCAGTATAGTCGCCATCTTCACGCTTCTTCTACTGTACTGAGCTCCGACAAAGACCTGGAGCGCGGGAAATAGTTTAGTGCGATAGTTTTATATCACACT
This Sebastes fasciatus isolate fSebFas1 chromosome 17, fSebFas1.pri, whole genome shotgun sequence DNA region includes the following protein-coding sequences:
- the rpa3 gene encoding replication protein A 14 kDa subunit; the protein is MATILDLPKPRIICSMMSQYINKPVCFVGRVEKVHPSGKSFTVSDGEVKSATVELNDPLEEELVGATVEVIGMVSNKGAIMATTYNILREDKGTCFDLELYTEALKVIHDFPQHYPFESATSG